The Pseudanabaena galeata CCNP1313 genome includes a region encoding these proteins:
- a CDS encoding PIN/TRAM domain-containing protein, translating to MIDAIIIFTFILAGAGTGFHGIDFLPPETISHLNVQNLRWVTLGVGSVVGLIAGLIVQNTYRRIETNIRSMPIETILGRAVGLVFGLLVANLMLAPLFLIPIPDNFDFIKPLTAILVSIIFAYSGMTLSDTHGRALLRLINPNNVESSLLADGTLRTATAKVLDTSTVIDGRIQTLMETGFLEGQLLIPHFVIQELQTIADSSNDQKRVRGRRGLDILNNMRDQFSDRITIHSADYEDLHTVDAKLVRLAQELSCTLITNDYNLNKVANLQQVEVLNINDLAQALRPTYLPGDLIEIKVLKEGKEASQGIGYLEDGTMVVIEEGREYLGKQIIVIVTSALQTSAGRMIFARHEAIATV from the coding sequence ATGATTGACGCTATTATTATTTTCACATTTATCCTTGCGGGAGCAGGCACTGGCTTCCATGGCATTGATTTCTTACCACCAGAGACGATCTCCCATCTCAACGTCCAAAATTTGCGCTGGGTCACACTTGGTGTCGGCTCGGTAGTCGGGCTAATTGCTGGTTTAATCGTCCAAAATACCTATCGCCGTATTGAAACGAACATTCGTTCAATGCCAATTGAGACAATTTTGGGTCGTGCTGTAGGATTGGTATTTGGTCTACTGGTAGCTAACTTGATGCTAGCACCATTATTTTTGATCCCTATTCCCGATAACTTTGACTTTATTAAGCCCCTCACAGCTATTTTGGTAAGTATTATCTTTGCCTATTCGGGGATGACTCTATCGGATACTCATGGGCGTGCATTGTTGCGGTTGATTAATCCCAATAATGTCGAAAGCAGTCTCCTCGCCGATGGAACTTTGCGTACCGCGACAGCGAAGGTTTTGGATACTAGCACCGTAATTGATGGACGAATTCAGACCTTGATGGAGACAGGCTTCCTAGAAGGACAATTACTGATCCCCCATTTTGTAATTCAAGAATTGCAGACGATCGCTGATAGCTCCAACGATCAAAAACGGGTGCGTGGTCGCCGAGGATTGGATATTCTCAACAATATGCGTGATCAGTTTAGCGATCGCATCACAATTCATTCCGCCGATTATGAAGACTTGCATACTGTAGATGCCAAGTTAGTTCGTTTAGCCCAAGAGCTAAGCTGCACGCTGATCACCAATGATTACAACCTCAACAAAGTCGCCAATTTACAGCAGGTTGAAGTTTTAAATATCAATGATCTGGCTCAAGCTTTGCGCCCGACCTATTTACCAGGGGATCTGATTGAAATCAAAGTACTCAAGGAAGGCAAAGAAGCATCGCAAGGCATTGGCTATCTGGAAGATGGCACAATGGTTGTCATTGAGGAAGGTCGTGAGTACCTCGGCAAACAAATTATTGTGATAGTTACTAGTGCTTTACAAACTTCGGCTGGTCGCATGATTTTTGCGCGTCACGAAGCGATCGCCACTGTGTAA
- a CDS encoding EamA family transporter: MESNNIRSNNNYEQTLAGVTKDLSDLRANILGKLSREILILQAQKNALTDDIQRLQSQRKELEVLTVAQQGMNQQEIQRQQWIEQLAQAITYHLKNDVIVTNSKVLNDHSENFEQLMLNLDSAIRTTFQSLQRDVDTYQRDLDDQMQRMYTQRQQGELMLSALVERIDEYLRRSSGDRYTGGNLGSNPPVNFTGTSGFAGAIGANGNNSPVPINPNGNANYGQIQIPTFSSSQFRQYDPNDTRPYAGDPTEPSNSLESAPPIAQPTKRLNDWWLGFILVLGASVVLSLQNILVRVIFSNSSIFGLFSFGGLIKPSIPNSFMLLLLRMIFATPIMWIVAKLIFRVDVLRDFQQLLTPNRRLLFWRVTFSALLQFASFAFIYVALGILNPGLAVTLFFIFPTVTVLMAWLLFGDRPSKERWLVIGVIYVGIMLTYNVFGVNKPDTWGVIAAMLSGISFAGYIITSQACFKQLNPVSFTSINFAIILLLCFGTLPFTLASISFNSSLIFMCFLIALTTLGGYLLTSFGTKLMGAAQASIVSASGPVFTTFLAFTILGNKLDFIQLFGVFLVTGGVGLLSLQNMYKKPVK; the protein is encoded by the coding sequence ATGGAGAGCAATAATATTCGTAGTAATAATAATTACGAGCAGACCCTCGCGGGAGTCACCAAGGACTTGTCGGATCTGCGGGCAAATATCTTGGGCAAGCTCAGCCGTGAAATTTTGATTTTACAAGCCCAAAAAAATGCCCTAACTGATGATATTCAGCGCCTCCAGTCTCAACGCAAAGAGCTAGAGGTGCTAACTGTCGCGCAGCAAGGCATGAACCAGCAAGAAATCCAGCGCCAACAATGGATCGAGCAACTTGCCCAAGCGATCACCTATCATTTAAAAAATGATGTGATCGTTACTAACTCAAAGGTACTTAACGATCATTCTGAGAACTTTGAGCAGTTAATGCTTAATCTTGATAGTGCTATTCGCACAACATTCCAGTCTTTACAACGGGATGTAGATACCTATCAGCGCGATCTCGACGATCAGATGCAGCGCATGTATACCCAAAGACAGCAAGGCGAGTTAATGCTCTCAGCTCTTGTTGAAAGAATTGATGAATACTTGCGGCGATCTTCAGGCGATCGCTACACAGGTGGAAACCTAGGCAGTAATCCACCTGTCAACTTCACGGGGACATCTGGTTTTGCAGGGGCGATCGGCGCTAATGGCAACAATAGCCCCGTACCTATTAATCCTAATGGCAATGCTAATTATGGACAAATTCAGATTCCCACATTTAGTAGTAGCCAGTTTAGGCAATATGACCCCAATGACACTCGCCCCTATGCTGGTGATCCCACAGAACCATCTAACTCTCTAGAATCAGCCCCTCCCATAGCTCAACCAACTAAGCGTCTCAATGACTGGTGGTTAGGATTTATCTTGGTATTAGGCGCTTCAGTGGTTTTGTCCTTGCAAAATATTTTAGTAAGGGTGATTTTCTCCAATTCCAGTATCTTTGGACTATTTAGTTTTGGGGGATTGATTAAGCCAAGCATACCTAACTCCTTCATGTTGTTGTTGTTACGAATGATATTCGCCACACCAATTATGTGGATAGTTGCTAAGCTTATTTTTCGGGTGGATGTATTACGTGACTTTCAGCAATTGCTTACACCTAACCGCAGATTATTATTCTGGCGGGTTACCTTCAGTGCTTTACTGCAATTTGCCTCTTTTGCCTTCATTTATGTAGCTTTAGGCATTTTGAATCCGGGATTAGCAGTTACCCTGTTTTTCATCTTCCCGACGGTTACAGTTTTGATGGCTTGGTTACTATTTGGCGATCGCCCTAGCAAGGAGCGCTGGTTGGTAATTGGGGTGATTTATGTAGGCATTATGCTGACTTACAACGTTTTCGGCGTGAACAAGCCCGACACATGGGGTGTAATTGCAGCGATGCTTTCGGGAATTTCTTTTGCGGGATATATCATTACCTCGCAGGCTTGTTTTAAACAACTAAATCCTGTTTCTTTTACATCAATCAACTTTGCGATAATTTTACTGCTCTGCTTTGGAACATTGCCCTTTACCTTAGCTTCGATTTCCTTTAATAGCTCACTAATATTTATGTGCTTCCTGATCGCATTAACGACTTTAGGTGGTTATTTGCTGACCAGTTTCGGCACAAAGCTAATGGGGGCGGCGCAAGCTTCAATTGTGAGTGCTAGTGGTCCCGTGTTTACCACGTTCCTAGCCTTCACAATCTTGGGAAACAAACTAGATTTCATCCAGCTATTTGGGGTGTTTCTGGTGACAGGTGGGGTGGGGCTACTCAGCTTGCAAAATATGTACAAGAAACCTGTTAAATAA
- a CDS encoding pentapeptide repeat-containing protein, giving the protein MKTLIKTCLMISGLVSAIALISWTESASADPNQIRQVLQTRECQGCDLSRAKLSFVNLRGANLRNANLFSADLKLADLREANLIGAILDKADLRGADLTGADLTSAYMSETNFCGATMPDGQKSSEGCVQPPK; this is encoded by the coding sequence ATGAAAACTCTAATCAAGACTTGCTTGATGATTTCAGGACTAGTCAGCGCGATCGCCCTAATTAGTTGGACAGAATCCGCATCTGCTGATCCCAACCAAATCCGTCAGGTTTTGCAAACTAGAGAATGCCAAGGTTGCGATCTATCAAGGGCAAAACTAAGTTTTGTAAACCTGAGAGGCGCAAATTTACGCAACGCAAATCTGTTTTCAGCAGATCTTAAGCTTGCTGATTTGCGAGAGGCAAACTTAATAGGCGCGATTCTAGATAAAGCGGATTTAAGGGGAGCTGATCTCACGGGAGCCGATCTGACAAGTGCGTATATGTCAGAAACTAACTTTTGTGGCGCAACTATGCCCGATGGACAAAAATCTAGCGAAGGATGTGTTCAACCCCCAAAATAG
- a CDS encoding CGLD27 family protein → MTCPVPKDQQPLNEYIELKEAFFYRWAKLARSQYLRMLLFMWLGFTIIFSPVAMSIESPSRHLWQFICVASIGGAVGLILPVLLLLSGWSHVKQRLDSAKIFYEESGWYDGQIWEKPEADLAKDRLLVTYEIKPVMTRLQKTLLGIIGFLVLGFGTLNIFS, encoded by the coding sequence ATGACCTGTCCAGTTCCCAAAGACCAACAACCACTCAATGAATATATTGAACTTAAGGAAGCGTTCTTTTATCGTTGGGCTAAGCTGGCGCGATCGCAGTATTTGCGAATGTTATTGTTCATGTGGCTAGGATTTACTATTATTTTTTCACCTGTGGCGATGAGCATTGAGTCACCAAGCCGACACCTATGGCAATTTATCTGTGTAGCAAGTATTGGCGGTGCTGTAGGGCTGATTTTACCAGTGTTGTTATTGCTGTCAGGATGGAGTCACGTCAAGCAAAGACTAGATAGTGCGAAAATTTTTTATGAAGAGTCGGGTTGGTATGACGGGCAAATATGGGAAAAGCCAGAAGCAGACCTAGCCAAGGATCGGTTGCTGGTCACTTACGAAATAAAGCCAGTCATGACGAGATTACAAAAAACACTTTTGGGAATCATCGGTTTTCTTGTACTTGGCTTTGGCACTCTAAATATCTTCAGCTAA
- a CDS encoding rhodanese-like domain-containing protein, whose translation MSIIQITVQELAERLAGDRQDLQLIDVRERDEVEIAAIADFTILPLSEYAEWSVNFKEKFDPHAETLVLCHHGMRSAQMCQWLVNQGFTNVKNIGGGIDAYAYAVEPSMAKY comes from the coding sequence ATGTCTATCATACAAATTACTGTCCAAGAGCTAGCCGAACGTTTGGCTGGCGATCGCCAAGATTTACAACTGATCGATGTGCGGGAACGCGATGAGGTAGAAATTGCCGCGATCGCTGATTTTACGATCTTACCTCTCAGTGAATATGCCGAGTGGTCAGTAAATTTTAAGGAAAAGTTTGATCCCCATGCGGAAACATTAGTGCTGTGTCATCACGGAATGCGATCGGCGCAAATGTGCCAATGGCTAGTCAATCAAGGCTTTACTAATGTCAAAAATATTGGTGGCGGCATTGATGCCTATGCCTATGCGGTTGAGCCAAGCATGGCAAAGTACTAA
- a CDS encoding tetratricopeptide repeat protein has product MSQPIEELLRDLKSEDEEIRDRATQGLWEMWFMQKGMQGLQVLRQSQMMADSGNVRQAELMLTQLIHAQPDFVEAWNRRAVLFYMQGDYKRSIKDCQKAIALNPYHFGAVHGLGLCYAAIGNYHEAIATFRRALEIQPYSLTNQKLILECTAMLN; this is encoded by the coding sequence ATGAGCCAACCCATCGAAGAATTGTTGAGAGACCTCAAAAGTGAAGATGAGGAGATTCGTGATCGCGCCACGCAGGGACTGTGGGAAATGTGGTTTATGCAAAAGGGAATGCAGGGCTTGCAAGTTTTGCGTCAGAGCCAAATGATGGCAGATAGTGGCAACGTCAGACAAGCAGAACTAATGCTCACCCAATTAATTCATGCTCAACCAGATTTTGTCGAAGCATGGAATCGGCGGGCGGTTTTGTTTTATATGCAAGGGGATTACAAACGTTCAATCAAGGATTGTCAGAAGGCGATCGCCCTGAATCCTTATCATTTTGGAGCAGTGCACGGTTTGGGTTTGTGCTACGCGGCGATCGGTAATTACCATGAGGCGATCGCTACTTTCCGCAGAGCGCTGGAGATTCAACCCTACTCACTCACCAACCAAAAACTAATTCTTGAATGTACAGCTATGCTTAACTAA
- a CDS encoding bifunctional folylpolyglutamate synthase/dihydrofolate synthase, producing MSPKLANLSPAEYLASFDKFGIHLGLDRIYQLLVALGNPHQQIPVIHVAGTNGKGSVCAFLLSILQASGLRVGRYTSPHLMDWRERITINGEWISDQDLLEALEQVERAIAPEFPPTQFEVITAAMWWYFAKQEVDMAILETGLGGRLDATNVCDRPLVSVITSIGLDHCQQLGNTLAEIASEKAGIIKRRCPVVVAENHPEVSATLQAKATDDDAPITLVNAAMRTATGAIYQGFEYALQLLGNHQLINSAVAIATVQSLREQGWQISDEAMRTGLANTQWSGRLQWVEFKLNGKSCKILVDGAHNVAAAEYLRQFVNEAFPNHRKRWVMGILNTKDQFGILKVLLDTDDLLFPVPVPSSATTSPQDLSEIASSLLKVKPYPYESLNLGLEAAFDDQQNDVVILCGSLYLVGEFLSQRTSG from the coding sequence ATGTCTCCAAAGCTAGCTAACCTATCTCCCGCAGAATATCTTGCCAGTTTCGATAAGTTTGGCATTCATCTCGGTTTAGACCGAATTTATCAACTACTTGTTGCTTTAGGAAATCCCCATCAACAGATTCCCGTGATTCATGTCGCAGGCACAAATGGAAAAGGTTCTGTTTGTGCTTTTTTGTTGTCAATTTTGCAGGCTTCAGGGCTTCGCGTTGGTCGCTATACGTCGCCACACCTGATGGATTGGCGAGAACGGATTACGATTAATGGCGAATGGATTAGCGATCAGGATTTATTAGAGGCTTTGGAGCAAGTAGAAAGGGCGATCGCTCCTGAATTTCCTCCCACTCAATTTGAAGTGATTACGGCGGCGATGTGGTGGTATTTTGCTAAACAGGAAGTTGATATGGCGATCCTAGAAACTGGTTTGGGGGGGAGATTGGACGCTACGAATGTTTGCGATCGCCCTTTGGTTTCTGTCATTACTTCCATCGGTCTAGATCATTGTCAACAATTAGGAAATACATTAGCGGAGATCGCTTCTGAAAAAGCAGGAATTATTAAACGAAGATGTCCTGTGGTAGTTGCGGAAAACCATCCTGAAGTGAGTGCCACTTTGCAAGCAAAAGCAACAGATGATGATGCGCCTATAACCTTGGTAAATGCAGCTATGAGAACGGCTACAGGTGCTATCTATCAAGGTTTTGAGTATGCTTTGCAATTGTTAGGAAATCATCAGTTAATTAATTCTGCGGTGGCGATCGCCACGGTTCAATCATTGCGAGAGCAGGGTTGGCAAATTAGTGACGAGGCGATGCGTACAGGATTGGCAAATACTCAATGGTCAGGACGGTTGCAATGGGTGGAATTTAAATTAAATGGTAAGTCCTGTAAAATCCTAGTTGATGGAGCGCATAATGTAGCGGCAGCAGAATATCTACGTCAATTTGTCAATGAAGCTTTTCCTAATCATCGCAAACGTTGGGTAATGGGGATTTTGAATACGAAAGATCAATTTGGTATTCTCAAAGTGCTTTTGGATACTGATGATTTACTTTTTCCTGTGCCTGTGCCTAGCTCTGCAACTACCTCTCCACAGGACTTATCTGAAATTGCATCTTCTCTTCTCAAGGTTAAGCCATACCCTTATGAAAGCTTGAATTTAGGGTTAGAAGCAGCTTTTGACGATCAGCAAAATGATGTAGTTATTCTTTGTGGGTCTTTATATTTAGTAGGAGAATTCCTCAGTCAACGAACAAGTGGTTAG
- the mfd gene encoding transcription-repair coupling factor, with amino-acid sequence MPFSSVIRSLIRSPLTDELESKLVRSHQITLSGLSRVGKGLVSSTLSQKQERLMLVIAATIEEAGRWSVQLDTMGWQTVHFYPTSDVLPYEPYAPESEVVWGQMQILADLINWDEREGEKKKVAIVATDRALQPHLPSPEEFREYCLSLEVGSEITLKDMSEKLTLMGYEHTSTVETEGQWGRRGDIIDIFPVSSEMPVRIDWFGDEIERIREFEPSTQRPLDSIPSVMLAPISYGHILGKLPANDGNLEDEFSIQGFAVHPKSTASLLDYLPTSENCLVVIDEIDQCKAHCDRWHESAEEICPHPQPLSLWVRGEREEGKLHRSFAECLEQISKFDRLELFELGEENRGVNMSSRSIPAIPHQFGKIAQTIRDYREQKYKIILISAQPSRTVALLQEHDCQAQFIPNVRDYPAIDKTHNLRIAVALKYSGIAEIQGFVLPTYRIVVISDREFFGQHALGTPNYVRKRRRAVSKQVNLNKLSAGDYVVHKNHGVGQFIKLEKLTVNNETREYLVLKYADGLLRVVVDQMSILSRYRGMNEGRPELHKMTGKTWTNTTAKAKKAIKKIAFDLLELYAKRSQQLGFAFPPDNPWQQEMEDSFPYQATPDQLKATQDVKQDMESSRPMDRLVCGDVGFGKTEVAIRTIFKAVTTGKQAALLVPTTILAQQHYHSLQERYAAYPVNIALLNRFRTTSEKKEICRKLKTGELDIVVGTHQLLSKDVEFKDLGLLVIDEEQRFGVAQKEKIKTMKTEVDVLTLSATPIPRTLYMAMSGVREMSLITTPPPSRRSIMTHLSRYNLELVRAAIRQELDRGGQIFYVVSRIDDIEEVSARVHEMLPSVRMAIAHGQMPESELEATMLSFNSGEADMMICTTIIESGLDIPRVNTIIIEDAQRFGLAQLYQLRGRVGRAGIQAHAWLFYQEKGELTDVARKRLKAIQEFTHLGSGYQLAMRDMEIRGVGNLLGSEQSGQINTIGFDLYMEMLQEAIAEIRGSEIPEVDDTQVDLPITAFIPAEYIPDGDRKMSAYRAVASVTSRRELSQIIEEWKDCYGNVPAPAMQLLKVMELKLIAKRIGFSRIKPEGKQHVVLESKMEEPAWKLLHEHLPSHLRSRFVYSQGNVTVRGLGTLSHDKQLDSLIEWLDTMHLAKAEA; translated from the coding sequence ATGCCATTTTCCTCAGTAATTCGTTCTTTAATCCGATCACCTCTCACTGATGAACTAGAGAGTAAATTGGTGCGATCGCATCAAATCACGCTTTCGGGGTTATCGCGAGTCGGCAAAGGGCTGGTTAGTTCGACCCTGAGCCAAAAGCAAGAACGACTGATGTTAGTTATTGCCGCCACGATCGAAGAGGCAGGACGCTGGTCGGTACAACTAGATACTATGGGTTGGCAGACTGTACATTTTTATCCTACTTCTGATGTCCTACCCTACGAACCCTATGCACCTGAATCAGAGGTCGTTTGGGGACAAATGCAGATTTTGGCAGATTTAATCAACTGGGATGAACGGGAAGGAGAAAAGAAAAAAGTAGCGATCGTGGCAACCGATCGCGCCCTCCAGCCACATTTACCAAGTCCTGAAGAATTTAGAGAATATTGCTTATCCTTAGAAGTTGGCTCAGAAATTACACTGAAGGACATGTCAGAGAAGCTGACTCTGATGGGCTATGAGCATACATCAACGGTCGAGACAGAAGGACAATGGGGAAGACGTGGCGATATTATTGATATTTTCCCAGTTTCCAGTGAAATGCCTGTGCGGATTGATTGGTTTGGCGATGAAATAGAACGAATTCGCGAATTCGAGCCTTCTACCCAAAGACCACTAGATAGCATTCCCTCGGTGATGTTAGCGCCGATTAGCTATGGACATATTTTAGGCAAACTACCAGCAAATGATGGCAATCTAGAAGATGAATTTAGCATTCAGGGGTTTGCAGTTCATCCCAAATCTACAGCTTCTCTATTAGATTATTTACCGACTTCAGAGAACTGCTTGGTAGTAATTGATGAAATCGATCAATGCAAGGCACATTGCGATCGCTGGCACGAATCTGCCGAAGAAATTTGCCCTCACCCCCAACCCCTCTCCCTCTGGGTGAGGGGAGAAAGAGAGGAGGGCAAACTCCATCGCTCCTTTGCTGAATGTTTAGAACAAATATCCAAGTTTGATCGCCTTGAATTATTTGAACTAGGTGAAGAAAATCGCGGCGTGAATATGTCCAGTCGGTCGATTCCTGCAATTCCCCATCAGTTCGGCAAAATCGCCCAAACTATCCGTGACTACCGCGAACAGAAGTATAAAATCATTCTTATCTCCGCCCAACCATCGCGCACAGTTGCTCTGCTGCAAGAACATGATTGCCAAGCCCAATTTATTCCCAATGTTCGCGATTATCCTGCGATCGACAAAACCCATAACCTCCGCATCGCCGTTGCTTTGAAATATTCAGGCATTGCTGAAATTCAAGGTTTTGTGCTGCCCACTTATCGCATTGTGGTGATCAGCGATCGCGAGTTTTTTGGTCAACATGCTTTGGGTACTCCCAACTATGTTCGCAAACGTCGCAGGGCTGTTTCTAAACAAGTAAATCTCAATAAGCTCTCCGCAGGAGACTATGTTGTTCATAAAAATCATGGTGTGGGTCAGTTTATCAAATTAGAAAAATTGACGGTCAATAATGAAACTCGTGAATACCTAGTTCTCAAATATGCCGATGGATTATTGCGCGTAGTAGTCGATCAGATGTCGATTTTGTCTCGTTATCGGGGCATGAATGAGGGCAGACCAGAACTTCACAAAATGACGGGCAAAACATGGACAAATACCACAGCTAAAGCCAAGAAAGCGATTAAGAAAATTGCTTTTGATTTGCTAGAACTTTACGCTAAGCGATCGCAACAGTTGGGATTTGCTTTTCCGCCTGATAATCCTTGGCAACAGGAAATGGAAGATTCTTTTCCTTATCAAGCAACTCCTGACCAATTGAAAGCAACTCAGGATGTTAAGCAAGATATGGAAAGTTCGCGCCCAATGGATCGGCTCGTCTGCGGCGATGTGGGCTTTGGCAAAACCGAAGTTGCTATCCGCACAATTTTTAAAGCTGTAACAACAGGAAAACAAGCAGCGCTACTAGTTCCGACCACGATTCTCGCACAGCAGCATTATCACAGTTTGCAAGAGCGCTATGCTGCTTATCCAGTGAATATTGCACTGCTTAATCGCTTCCGCACCACTTCCGAGAAAAAAGAAATTTGTCGTAAGCTGAAGACTGGAGAACTGGATATTGTTGTCGGTACGCATCAACTTTTATCCAAAGATGTGGAATTTAAAGATTTAGGGCTATTGGTCATAGATGAAGAGCAGCGCTTTGGGGTTGCTCAAAAAGAGAAAATCAAAACCATGAAAACGGAAGTAGATGTGCTGACTCTATCGGCAACGCCTATTCCCCGAACCCTCTATATGGCTATGTCTGGGGTGCGCGAAATGAGCCTGATTACGACCCCACCACCATCAAGGCGATCGATTATGACGCATTTATCGCGTTATAACCTTGAGCTAGTTCGCGCCGCGATTCGACAGGAACTCGATCGCGGTGGTCAGATTTTCTATGTGGTGTCGCGCATTGACGATATTGAAGAAGTTTCGGCGCGAGTCCATGAAATGTTGCCATCGGTACGCATGGCGATCGCCCACGGACAGATGCCCGAATCAGAACTAGAAGCAACGATGCTCAGTTTCAATAGTGGTGAAGCCGACATGATGATCTGCACCACAATTATTGAATCAGGATTGGACATTCCCCGTGTCAACACAATCATTATCGAAGATGCCCAAAGATTTGGACTCGCGCAGCTTTATCAATTGCGTGGTCGGGTCGGTCGGGCAGGTATTCAAGCCCATGCGTGGTTGTTCTATCAGGAAAAAGGTGAACTAACCGATGTTGCTCGCAAACGACTCAAAGCAATTCAAGAATTTACCCACCTTGGTTCAGGTTACCAATTAGCAATGCGTGACATGGAAATTCGCGGCGTGGGCAATCTCTTAGGCTCTGAGCAGTCGGGACAAATCAATACAATTGGCTTTGATTTATATATGGAAATGCTGCAAGAGGCGATCGCCGAAATACGTGGCTCAGAAATCCCTGAAGTCGATGATACACAAGTCGATCTGCCAATTACAGCCTTTATTCCTGCGGAATATATTCCCGATGGCGATCGCAAAATGAGCGCTTACCGTGCGGTTGCCTCTGTTACATCACGTCGGGAACTTTCCCAAATTATCGAAGAGTGGAAGGACTGCTATGGCAATGTCCCTGCTCCTGCTATGCAACTTCTAAAAGTTATGGAATTAAAACTGATCGCTAAGCGGATTGGGTTCTCGCGGATTAAGCCAGAAGGCAAGCAACATGTTGTCCTAGAGTCTAAGATGGAAGAGCCAGCATGGAAACTATTGCATGAGCATTTACCTAGTCATCTGCGATCGCGCTTTGTTTATAGTCAAGGTAATGTCACCGTGCGAGGCTTAGGCACACTATCTCACGACAAGCAGCTTGATAGTCTGATTGAATGGCTTGATACCATGCATCTCGCCAAAGCTGAAGCTTAA
- a CDS encoding Rpn family recombination-promoting nuclease/putative transposase yields the protein MKFINPKIDFAFKRIFGSEQSHDILISFLNAMLYEGLDIIQDLEILDPYLAPKIRGIKDTYVDVKANIRNQEGEITSVIIEMQVLNVEGFEKRILYNASKAYSTQLDIGEDYTILQPVIALTITDFEMFPELEQILSRFILKEKTYLTDYPVYDIELVFIELPKFKKELEELETITDKWLYFLKTARKLDAVPTVMDNEPAIKKAFAIASQANLSKQELDDLERRSIFIHDQRNALKKATRLGLEQGKKEGIQQGIQQGIEQGIEQGELKAKLAIAQQLLAVLDDEAICQSTGLSVDAITKLRNG from the coding sequence ATGAAATTTATTAATCCCAAAATTGACTTTGCCTTCAAAAGAATATTTGGCTCAGAACAAAGCCATGATATTTTAATTAGCTTTCTCAATGCCATGCTTTATGAAGGGCTTGATATCATCCAAGACTTAGAAATACTTGACCCATACCTTGCACCAAAGATACGCGGCATTAAAGACACCTACGTTGACGTGAAGGCAAATATTCGCAATCAAGAAGGCGAAATAACTTCTGTAATTATTGAAATGCAAGTGTTAAACGTAGAAGGCTTTGAAAAGCGGATTTTATACAATGCGTCCAAGGCATATTCCACTCAACTAGATATTGGTGAAGACTATACGATTTTGCAACCAGTCATCGCACTGACAATTACCGATTTTGAGATGTTTCCAGAGCTAGAACAAATTCTATCTCGCTTCATTCTCAAGGAAAAGACTTACCTTACTGATTATCCAGTTTATGATATTGAACTGGTATTTATTGAGTTACCCAAATTCAAAAAGGAATTAGAAGAGCTAGAAACAATCACCGACAAATGGCTATATTTTCTCAAAACTGCCCGTAAGTTAGATGCTGTACCAACGGTGATGGACAATGAGCCAGCAATCAAAAAAGCTTTTGCGATCGCCAGTCAAGCCAACCTAAGTAAGCAGGAGCTAGATGATCTAGAGCGCCGTTCGATCTTTATCCATGACCAACGCAACGCCCTCAAAAAAGCAACCAGATTGGGGCTTGAGCAAGGCAAAAAAGAGGGAATCCAGCAAGGTATTCAACAGGGTATCGAGCAAGGTATCGAGCAAGGAGAATTAAAAGCAAAACTGGCGATCGCCCAGCAACTATTGGCAGTACTTGATGACGAAGCAATTTGTCAGAGTACAGGACTAAGCGTAGATGCGATCACCAAACTCAGAAATGGCTAA
- a CDS encoding ethyl tert-butyl ether degradation protein EthD: protein MTVLDQYFKLSDRASDDEQAFNELVDLFAEQAEVHPSGARKVVGKDEIAQLYRKFFQSYSGMQRVWTTRKTENGLEAIWAIAGKRDSGELFAMQGRHIAEVDAHGKIYALEVHVSKAS, encoded by the coding sequence ATGACAGTTTTAGATCAATATTTTAAACTTTCTGATCGCGCTAGTGATGATGAACAAGCATTTAATGAATTGGTAGATTTGTTTGCGGAGCAGGCTGAAGTTCATCCATCTGGGGCGCGAAAAGTAGTTGGCAAAGATGAAATCGCCCAACTATACCGTAAGTTTTTTCAATCTTATTCAGGAATGCAACGTGTTTGGACGACCAGAAAGACGGAAAATGGACTAGAAGCAATTTGGGCGATCGCAGGTAAGCGTGATAGTGGTGAACTATTCGCGATGCAAGGCAGACATATTGCCGAAGTCGATGCCCATGGCAAAATCTACGCCTTAGAAGTTCATGTCTCCAAAGCTAGCTAA